The nucleotide window CCGCCTCTGCAAAAACCAATCCGGAAATTTCTTATATTAAAAAGGAGACCAAGAAGTTGGTCTGGGAGGCTTTAGCAAAACTCGATAACGAGGCAAAGGAAATTATTATATTAAAACATTTTCAAGATATGCCATATCAAGAGATTGCAGAGGTTTTGGGCATACCTGTAGGCTCTGTTATGTCGCGTCTTCATTATGCCCGTCAAAAACTAAAAAAGGCGCTTGAGGGGAAAATATAATGAACTGTCAGAAAGCTAATATATATATATCCGGCAAACTTGATGGCGAGCTTACTGTCGAACAGGAACGGGAATTAGATATTCATCTCGATAGTTGCCCGTTTTGCCGTAAAGAGTATGATGAACTGCTAAAAATAAAGGAGGTTACAAACGATATGCGCTTTTCTGAATTGCCGGACAGATACTGGGCAGGCTACTGGAACGGCATTTACAACCGTCTTGAGCGAGGCATCGGCTGGATATTTTTATCTGTCGGTTTGATAATTATTTTGTGCTTTGGGGCATGGGAATTATTCGATAAATTTTTCCTTGATGATTCGGTTTCAGCAATATTAAAATTGGGCATCGGCGCCGGCATTATCGGCGCAATTACTTTGTTAGTTTCTGTTTTTAGACAGAAGTTATTTGCTCGCAGGCATGAACGTTATAAGGAGGTCGAACGTTGATAATTGTAACATCCGATGAGATTCACGGCAAGAAAATAGTAGAAGTATTAGGGCTGGTAAGAGGGAATACGATAAGAGCCCGTCATGTTGGGCGCGATATTTTAGCGAAATTCAGAAACATAGTTGGCGGTGAGATAACCGAATATACCAAGATGATAGCCGAATCCCGCGAACAGGCATTAGACCGGCTGAAAGCTGAGGCTCAGAAGCTGGGGGCGAATGCGATTATCACCTTGCGTTTTTCCACCTCCTCAATGATGCAGGGCGCAGCGGAGCTGTTGGCATACGGCACGGCGGTTAAGGTTGAGGATGAGTAGCTGAAATACAATATAGTTGGCGCACGGGGGATGTACGCCAACCATGGAATAACTTGGGGGCGTTAGGATGTGCTGTCAGGTCTTCAGGCCTGGCAGCCGGTCGGGTAAGAACACCCAACCGCACAGTTTTGCCGATGTCGTCAGGAAAGGGTTCCTGACGACGCATTAACCAATGCTCCTGAAGACGCATTAAACCACAATGATTAGCTGTAGATGACAGGAATGGTGTCTGCCTGCTTTTAGCTAAGCCCCGCATTATCGCTACAACTTATGATATATCATAAGGTTATAAAATATATATTAAAATCATTTGATTTTTTATAGAATTTCTCATAAAAGACCAATCAATAGCTTATGATTGGTGATAATGACAAATATTTTATGGAGTTGGCATTAGCCGAGGCCGAAAGAGCCGCCGTTGAGGGTGAGGTTCCGGTCGGCTGTGTTATTGTCCATGACGGGATGGTAATCGGTAAAGGGCACAACCGCACCGAATCTTTGTGCGATCCAACCGCGCATGCCGAGATACTGGCTATAACCGCCGCCGCAAACCATCTTGAAAGCTGGCGCCTTGAGGGGTGTTCAGTCTACAGTAGCCTTGAGCCATGCCCAATGTGCGCTGGCGCTTTGGTTTTAGCCAGAGTCGACCGGCTTGTATATGGCGCTAAAGACTCGAAATTTGGCGCCTGTATGTCATTGTATAATATCGTTCAGGATATCAGGCTAAATCATCAATTGGAGGTTATTCCCGGAATTTTGGAAGAACGGTCGGCGCAGCTGCTTAAATCATTTTTTAAAACGGCGCGAAACAGGTGATTACAGATAATTATATTATCGCCCAAATCGGCAAAGCCGCGGTTATCGGGACGGCAATTGTCTTTTCTGTTAATATCGTTTGTCTAATTGTAAGTTATGCGGTTATAAAAAACCAAGAGCCTTCAGGCATAACTCAGTTAATGACTATTATACTGGGAATTATTGCCATTGTCGATATAGGGGCAGCGTTCTTTCTAAAAAAGCAATTACTAATGCCTGTTTTAAAATATGATGCTCCCCCAACTGAGGATTATCTTAGTCAGATTATATTAAAAATAACAATTATTGTATCGTCGTTATGTGCGGCTCCGGCGATATATGGCTTAGCGGCTGTTTTTTTCGGAGCGAAAACCGAAGTAATGGCTGGTTTTGTTATTTCAAGTTTGGCGGGGTTTATGTTATTACGGTTAAGGCCGCGCGATTTTAAAAATTTGATAAAATAAAAAGCCGAAGCGCTGCTGCTTCGGCTTAAGAATTCTATTCTATAGATTATTAGAGTTATTCGATGATTTCGATACAACCCTCAGGGCAACTATCGACAGCATCACGGACATCCTCTTCAAGATCTTCCGGAACTACATCGACAATAACTTTAGCCTTGTCGCCATCCATTTCGAAAACCTCAGGGCAGAGATCGGTACAAATAGCATCACCGCTGCAAAGATCCTGGTCGATTTTGACTTTCATAATAATTCCTCCTACATGTTTTCACATATCAGCCCGCCTAATATAAGCAGGCTTAAGTTATATTTTAATTATTGGCGAATATAGGTTGGAACTTTTTTTCTGTCAAGTATTACCATTATTCATTTTGATATTTTTTAATGAAATTTTTACCACTGTCCGGTTTTTATTATGGAGTAAAACCAATGATTTGAATATCGCCAAATACTATACGGACTAACTAATATTGTTTCAATGGCTTATGTCGCCCGCTGCAATTTTTGACTATTTACAAAGGTTATGGAATATT belongs to Candidatus Zixiibacteriota bacterium and includes:
- a CDS encoding zf-HC2 domain-containing protein — its product is MNCQKANIYISGKLDGELTVEQERELDIHLDSCPFCRKEYDELLKIKEVTNDMRFSELPDRYWAGYWNGIYNRLERGIGWIFLSVGLIIILCFGAWELFDKFFLDDSVSAILKLGIGAGIIGAITLLVSVFRQKLFARRHERYKEVER
- a CDS encoding YbjQ family protein encodes the protein MIIVTSDEIHGKKIVEVLGLVRGNTIRARHVGRDILAKFRNIVGGEITEYTKMIAESREQALDRLKAEAQKLGANAIITLRFSTSSMMQGAAELLAYGTAVKVEDE
- the tadA gene encoding tRNA adenosine(34) deaminase TadA; this translates as MIGDNDKYFMELALAEAERAAVEGEVPVGCVIVHDGMVIGKGHNRTESLCDPTAHAEILAITAAANHLESWRLEGCSVYSSLEPCPMCAGALVLARVDRLVYGAKDSKFGACMSLYNIVQDIRLNHQLEVIPGILEERSAQLLKSFFKTARNR
- a CDS encoding ferredoxin; this translates as MKVKIDQDLCSGDAICTDLCPEVFEMDGDKAKVIVDVVPEDLEEDVRDAVDSCPEGCIEIIE